A window of Aeromicrobium duanguangcaii genomic DNA:
CGGGGTGGGTGTCGGGCAGCCAGTGACCCCCGTCGACCTCGACGAAGCGGTAGTCCGCCGTGACGTGGTCGCCGCAGCGCTCGGCGCCGTAGCGGCCGAGCGCCTGGTCGGACGCGCCCCACACGAACGTCGTCGGAACGGTGACGTCGGGAGTCGTGGACAGCTCCGGTCCCATGGCCCGGTACCAGTTCAGGGTGGCCGTCAGCGCGCCCGGCTGGGTGAACCGGTCGACGTAGGCCGACTCGTCGGCGGGTGCCACCGCGCCGCCGTACATGGCGCGCAGCCGCTCCCCGTCGCCCTCCAGCAGGACCTCCTCGGCCTTGCCGGGGCGGCGCAGCAGGCCGATGTACGCGCCACGCTGCTGCTGGTCCGGATCGGTCGAGAGCGCCTCGTTGTACGCGGCCAGGTGCGGGACGGAGACGGCCGTCAGGCTGAGCACGCGGTCGGCGTGCCGGGTGGCGACCACCCACGAGACGGCCGCGCCCCAGTCGTGGCCGACCAGGTGGAAGCGGTCGTGACCGAGCGCCTCGGCGACGTCCACGACGTCCTGCGCGAGCAGGTCGGAGCCGTAGTTCTCGACACCCTCGGGGCGGGCTCCGGGGCTGTACCCGCGCTGGTCGGGGACGATCACGCGCAGGCCCTCGGCGGCGAGCTGCTCCGCGACCTCCCGCCACGAGCGACGGTCCTGCGGCCACCCGTGCAGCAGAACGACGGGCGTCCCGTCCTGCGGTCCCAGGATGTCGACGTCGAAGGTGAGGTCGCCGACCTCGACGGCGCTCATCGGACCTGCTCCGGGACGGATCCGTCATCTGCGGGGCGGGTCGCCGCGACCCAGCCGGAGCCGAGTCGCACCGTCGACGTCGCCAGCAGGAACAGTGCCGCCGTGTAGGTGAGCATCACGACGAATCCGCCGGCGACCGCGTCCTCGGGGACTCGCTCGGCGATGCTGGCGGCGATCAGTCCGTCACTGAACAGGAACAGCAGCGCGCCGAGACCGGCGCGGAGGTCGACAGCGAGCGCGGTGGCGGCCGTGGTCGACAGCAGCAGTGCGTAGACCAGGACCGGAATCCGCAGGCCGGACTCCAAGCCCGCCCAGACCCAGGTCAGCAGCAGGACGGCCGCGACGGCCAGGGCCGCGGGGATCCAGAGCCTGCGGCCCAAGGAGGCCAGGGCGCCATGGCGCACGAAGAAGGTCACGAAGCACACATGGGCGATCGCGAACGCCGCCATGCCCGCGATGAAGAAGCCGTCGAGCTCGAGGAAGAGGTCGCCGAGCAGGCAGAAGAACAGTGCCGCCGCGATGATCCGGGGGCCGCCCTGCTCGATCACCCAGGCGATCAGCAACGGCGCGATGAGGCACTTGGAGATGCTCTCCCACGGTTGTGCCTGAGCCAGTACCAATGCCAGATGGGCCACGACGGCCACGCCGAAGGCGGCGAGCCAGGGGCTGCGGAGCGGATTCATGGCCACACCGTAACGCGGGTCGTGTGTGCACAATGGATCCATGAGTATCGGGACGATCCAGGAGTTGGACTACGAGGAGTGCCTCGAGCTGCTGCAGGTCGGTCGTTTCGCGCGGGTCGCCTTCGAGGGGGAGGACCAGCTGGAGCTCCTGCCGGTGAACTACGCCTACGCCGACGGGGTCATCCTCATCCGGACGAGCGAGAACGCGGGACTGGCCAGCATCGTCGAGCGTCGCTTCGTCCTCGAGGCCGACCACCACGACGACACGTACCAGACCGGGTGGAGCGTGGTGGTGCGCGGATCCGCGGCCCGCGCCACCAAGGAGCTGCTCGAGAGCTTCGGGGGCCGCCTGCCGAACTCGTGGGCCGGCAGCGAGGGCAACGCCGTGCACATCGCGATCATGCCGAACGAGTTGCGCGGCCGCCGCGTGCGCGCCTTCCCGCGCTGAGGCTCAGTAGGGCGACATGAAGCCCAGCGACGACCGCGTCAGCCCCGGGAAGACGGTGCCGACGCCCACCTCGGGGAAGCGCGTCTCCAGGATCTCGGCCAGCACGCTGCGGTAGTCGATGGTCACGGCCAGGTCGCCGTCGACCTGCTTGCCGGCCGACAGCGTCGGCCAGTTCGCGTAGTACCCGCCCTTGACGCCCGCGCCGAAGGCGAAGACGGCGTTGCCGTAGCCGTGGTCGAGCCCGGCGGCGCCGTTCTGGCCCAGCCGGCGGCCGAACTCGCTGAGCGTCACGATGGTCACGCGTGAGGCGTGGGTGCCCAGATCGGTCAGGAACGCCGCGATGCACTTCGACATCTGCTCGATCTGGCTGCTGATCCGCCACGAGATGTCGACGTGGTGGTCCCAGCCGCCGAAGTCGACCGCGATGGCGCGCACGCCCACCCCGGCGCGGATCAGCGCCGCCGAGCTGGCCAGCGCCTTGCCGAGCTCGTTGTGCTGCGGGTAGACCGCGCCGTGCTGCGGACCCTTCTTCTCCTCGTCGGCGATCGCGCCGGCGCGCCGGTCGAGGGCGAGCGCCTCCTGCCCCGCGCGGCCGATCACGGTGCCGGCGTCGCGGTACATGGTCGCGAGCATGGACCGCAGCCGCGGGCCGAGGTCCACGTTGTCGGCCCACGGGGCCGACAGCGAGCTGAAGTCCGAGGTCGCGAAGGACGGCTCGGGGCCGATCAGCGACGTGGGCATGACGGTGGAGCCGACCTGGATCCCGTCGAACACGTCGTTGGAGGTGAAGCAGCCGATGACGCGGTTCAGCCAGCCGATGCGCTCGGACGATCCGGGGTCGGCGTCCTCGACCAGCTCCATCGCCTCGAAGTGTGAGCGGTTCGGCGTGGGCAGCCCGACGGCGTGGATGGCAGCCATCCTGCCGCTGTTCCACAGCTCCTCGAGCGGCTTGAACGACGGGTGCAGTCCGAAGGTGTCGTCGGCGCCCATCAGCTGGGCCTTCTTCACGTTGATGTTCGGCCGGGCCGCGTAGTAGGCCGGCTCGGCGTGGGGGACCATCATCGACATGCCGTCCGCGCCGCCGCGCAGCGACAGCACGATGAGGATGTTGCCGTTCGTGGCGCCGTACGCGGTCGAGGCCAGCACGTCGCCGAACATCGAGGTGGTCACGCCTGCCATGGCGAGCACACCGGCCGACTTCAGCAGGTTGCGCCGGCTCACCCCGTAGTCGGCGCAGGACGCGTCGTGTCCGTCGGTCATCGCAGCATCGCCTCCGGGGCGCTCAGGATCGCGGTGCGGACGAGGGTCAGCATCCAGGTCATGTGGCCCTCGTTGCGCTCCCACTCGGCCTTGAAGACATGGGACGGAGCCTTGGCCATCAGCGTGGCGACGCCGTTGACGGTCTCCGTGGTGGCGCGGCGGCCGGTCATCATGACGGCCTGGTGGTGCACCAGATCCTCGAGCGCGAGGGGCCACACCGGCGGGACGAGGTCGCGCGGCAGGGGACGCGTGCCCTTCTTGACCTCGCCGTTGGCGTTCGCCATCCAGGACCGGGCGGTCCACCCGCGCAGCAGCCGCGCGGGGGAGAGGTACGTGTCGGACTGCTCGGGGGAGCCGTCGGGACGCGGCCACTGGAAGGGAGCCTGGCCGATCCAGCTGCACAGCCAGCTGAACGAGTTCACGTGGCTGTCCGGGCCGGCGCCCGTCGGCACGATGTCGCATGCGCGTTGCGTGGCCAGCACGTCCTCGGCGGGGGTCCGCGCCTTCTGGAACTTCGAGGCCAGGAAGCCGGGGTCGCGCACGAGGGTGCGCAGGCACGCGGTGATGTCACTTCCCGAGGACAGGTAGGTCCTGGTCACGGCGTCGACCGAGCTCTGCGGCGGGTCGTCGCGGATGAACCGCACGCACAGCCTCCGCGCGATGCGCGCCGCCGTCTCGGGCCGCATCGCGAGCCAGTCGAGGTAGGCGTTCAGCTCGGCGCGCCCGTCGGCCGCCGCGTTCGTGAAGGTCCGGCCCATGACGGTCACGGGCCCGACGTGGTGCTTGGTCGGGTCGTACCCGGCGGCGAAGTCCTTGTTGACGCCCACGGTGAACCCGGTCAGCAGCCGAGCCGAGCCCTTGACGTCGTCCTCGGTGTACCCGGCGGTCCGCCCGACGGTGTAGAGCTCGAGCAGCTCGCGGCCCAGGTTCTCGTTGATCTGCGTCTTCGTGTTGCGGTGGTTGGACAGGTAGCCCGACATCGCCGGATGCGTGACCGCGGCCCGCAGCAGCGCGCGGTAGGTCCCGAGGGCGTGCGGCCGGATGGCGTGGGTGTCGTAGTGCATGCGCCACGGGAAGCTGGACCCCTCCCCGACCGGGATGTGCAGCAGGTTCGACCAGAAGTCGACCATCATCTCGTGCACCTGGTTCGTGGCGACCACGCGCCGGGCCAGGGAGTACTTCACCAGGTCGTCGCCGTACTGCCAGCCGCCGTACCGCTCGGCCTTGTTGTTCTCCCAGGCCGTGGCGGGGGAGTCCTTGAGCCGGGGGAACCAGTTCAGGACCGCGTCGGCGTCGGGGTCGGGGCCCGCCTTCACCTGGGTCTCGAGCCAGGCATCGACGCTGGTGTGCCGCAGGACGTCGGCCTCGAGCCGGCGGTTGTACCCGTAGGTGAAGCGACGGACGAGGTGTTGCGCCGTCTCGGACAGGCGCGGCTGGGTCCCGGGGACGGCGGGCATCAGCAGGCCCCCGACTTGGTCGTGGCCGAGGTGTCCGACGAGACGAGCACCGTCAGGTACCGCGTGCCGCCGGACGCGAGCGTCGCGACGCCGTACTCGAACGCCGGCGCCCGGTGGCAGGCGGACAACAGGCGTCCGGTCTCGCCGTAGGGCGAGGCGAGCCACGCGTCGACGGCGAGGTCCACCGCGGCGGCGGTGGTGCCGGCGACGCCGATCGCGTGCGTCACCGCCTGGACGGTCCGGCCCGGGCACGAGGCCGCGGGCAGGGCGCGTGTGGCTGCGCGGTGCGCTGTGGCTCCGGGGTCCACGGCGCGCTTCGTCGTGGCCATCCACCGCGAGTGGTCGCGAGCGTAGGCCGTCAGGCAGGCCTCGGCGCCGAGGTCGCGAGCGCTGCGGACATCGGCGCGTGCGTACGTCGTTCGAGCCGCACGCACGTCCGCGAGCAGTGCCTTCTCATCGGCCGTGAGCGTCGCCGGGCGCGAGGGCACGGTGCGCGGCACGTCGCGGGCGGTCACCTTGACCGTGGTGGACTTCGCCGCGGGGTGCGTGTGCGACGTGCCGCCGGTCTTGTGCCGGACCCGCGGCGCCTGCGCCCGGTACGAGAACGTGCCGACGGCCGGCTTCAGCCGGATCGTCGTGGTGGCCCGAACGGTGCGCTTGGCCACGGTGCGCCAGACCTTGCGGGCGGGGTCCCAGCGCTGCAGGCGCACGGGCCGCGGGTGCTTCGTGGAGGTGCGGATCCGGAAGGTCACGGCGGCGTCTCGGGTGACCGATCTCGGGGTCGCCGACAGTCGCAGGGCGGGCTTCTTCGCCGCGGCGGGCTGGACCACGGAGGTGCGCTCGGCAGGAGCCGGGGCGGACGCGCGCTCCTGGGCCACGACGACGGCTCCGCCGATCAGCCCCGTCACGACGAGACCCACCGCCAAGGTGAGACCGATGTGACGAATGTGACGCATGGTGGAAATCATGACTCACGCGGGGCCGAAAGGACAGGATGTTCCGCAGATGCGAACGGCCCGCCCCCGAAGGGAGCGGGCCGCCGGATGCCTGAGGGGTCAGGACTGGTCGTTCGTGACCTCGAACAGGGAGTCCTGGGGCTCCTCCGCGTCCTCGCCGGTCAGGTGCGCCAGGGCGCGACGGACGTTCGTGAGCTGGGCGTTGATGCTCTCGCTGCGGCGCTCGATCTCGGCGACCTCGCGCTCGGCCTCGACGCGGATCCGCTCGGCCTCCTGCTGAGCCTCGGCGACGATCGCGGTGGCCTGGCGGTGTGCCTCGTCGGCCTGCTCGCGGTCGAGGCGCGCCGCCTCGGCGCGCTCGGCCTCGGCCTTGGCCCGCCAGCCGGCCATCTCCTGCTCGTGCTCGGCCAGGACGCGCTGCTGCTCGGCGGTGATCCGGTCGAGCTCGGCCTGGGCGGCCCCCGTCACCGCAGCGGCCTTCTCGGCGGCCTCGCTGACCACGCGGGCGGCCTCCTGGTCGGCGGCCTCACGGGTGATCCGGGCGTACTCGTCGGCCTCGGTGCGCGTGGTCAGCGCGTACCCGTCGGCCTCGTCGCGGGTCGCCTGGGCGTACTCGTCGGCCTCCGTGCGCGTGGCGGCGGAGTAGGCGTCGGCCTCCTTGCGCATCTTGCGAACCGCGTCGGCGGCGTCGGTGCGCTGCCGGTCGATCTCCTTGGCCGTCTTCTTGCGCAGCTCGGCCGACTCCTCCTCGGCGAGCGTCAGGATCTGGCCGACCCGGTCGCCCAGGTGGGAGAAGTTCGGCTCGGTCACCGAGGCGAGCTTGTCCTCGACCTCGGTGATCTGGTTGCGCAGGCCCTTCGCGTGCTCTTTCAAGGTGGCGATGTGGGCGTCGACCTCGGCCGGGTCGTAACCACGGAGAACGGTCTTGAAGGAGGAAGTCGAGGAGCTCATGGTGTGACCATTGTTTCAGAGTGGACAAGGTCGGTGCACGGCGCGCCAGCCTCTGTCCAGCGTGTCACGAAGAGCGGGAAGATGTCTCCTCGGAGCGTGCCGGGGATCCCGTCAGGCTGCTCAACATCTGGCGCAGATTGGCCAGCTGGTCGTTGATGCTGTCGCGGCGCTGCATGGCGGCCGCCACCTCGCGCTCGGACTCGGCGCGGATGCGATCGGCCGTGGACTTCGCGTCGTTGACCAGCGTCGTGGCCCGGGCCTGGGCGTCCTCCAGGATCCGGCGTGCCTCGCGCTCGGCGTCCGCCCGCTCGGCCGCGGCGGCGGACTGCTGCTCGGTGACGCGGCGCTCGAGCTCCTCGAGCTTGGCGCGGTGCTCGATCTCGGCCTCGTGGAAGGACTGCTCGGCGGCCTCACGGCGCTGGGCCATCGCGATCTCGAAGTCGGCGTTGGCCGCTGCGGCCTTGGCGCGCTGCTGCTCGACCAGGACCTCGGCCTCCTGGCGCTTGGTGGCGACCTCGCGCTCGGTGGCGTCGATCAGGTCGGCCGCGGTGGCGCGGGCCTCCTGCAGCGCTCGGGCGGCGTCCGCCTCGGCATCGGCGCGCGTCGCCTCGGCGTGCACCTCGGCCTCCTCGCGCAGGCGACGGAGCTCGTCCCGGGTGGACGTGCGGGCGGCCTCGAGCTCGGCCTCGGCCGAGGCGCGCAGCTCGGCGGCCTCGTCGCGGGCCAGGGAGAGGATCTGGATCATGCGCTCGCCCAGGTGCTCGAAGGACGCGGGCTCGTCCGGGACCTCGGCGGCGGCGACGACGGGCGCGTCGGCGTCCTCGCGACGCAGCCGCTCGATCTCCTCCTCCAGTTGGCTCAGGCGGGTCTGGACCTGGGCGGGATCGAAGCCCCGCAGGACGATGCGGAAGTCGGCGTGGGACTCGGTCATGCGGATGGGTTCTCCTCATTGCGGGGGCGGTCGATGTCGCCGGCCGAGAGCACGGTGATCACGTCGGAAAGTCGATTCAGCTCGTCGGCGGCCCGGTCGCGGGCGACCAGGACGTCGTCGGCCTCGGCGCGGGCCCGGTCGAGCAGGTCGCGGGCCTCCTGCTTGAGCTGGGCCGCGTGCTCACGCGCCTCGTCGAGCAGGCGCGTGGCCTCGTCGCGGCGCTCCTTGCTCTCGCGCAGCGCCTGGCGCTGGGCGGTGAGGACCTCGTCGCTGACCCGCTCGCGCAGCAGTCGCGCGCCGGACTCGGCCTCGGCGAGTCGCCGCGTGGCCCTCTCCTCGGTGGCGTCGGCCATCGCCTGAGCCTGGGCGCGAACCCGGGTGGCCTCCTGGCCGGCCTCGACCAGGATGCGCTCGGCGCGCTCCTGGGCGTCCGACAGCACGTCGTCGGCCGCTCCGGCCAGGTCGGCGGCGGAGGCCTCGGCGGCGGCGAGCTGGGCGGACAGGCGGGTGCGGGCCCGCCCGATGATCTCGACGACCGAGACCCGGGTGCGGTGCAGCAGCGCGGCGGCCTCGCGGTGGCTCTGCTGCCGCATCCGCTCGGTCTCGAGCTGTCCGTTGCTCAGCAGCAGGTCGATCGTGGCGCGGGTCTCGTCGAGCTCGGCACGGGCGGTCGCGATCGTCCGCTCGGACTCGGCCTTGGCGTCGGCCACCCGGGAGGCGGCCTCGTCGCGGGCGCGGGCGAGCAGTTGCTCGGACTCGACGCGTGCTCGGTCGGCCTCGTCGATCGCGGACTCCACGACCATCTCGGCGTTGCGATTGGCGGCCTGCGTGATCTCGAGGGTGTGCTGCTCGGCCTCGAGCACGATCCGCTCGACGTACTCCTCGGACTCGGCGGTCCGTCGCTCGGCGTCGCCCTCGGCGGTCGCGACGAGCTCGACGGCGCGCCGCTCGGCCCCGTGGGTGACCTCGTCGGCCTTCTCGCGGGCATCAGCCAGCAGGCGGCCGGCCTCGACGGCGGACTCGGTCAAGATGGCGTCGGCGCGCTCGCGAGCGTCCGTCAGGACGGACTGCGCCTCCTGCTCAGCACTCTCGCGCCGCTCCTCGGCGTCGCGGACCAGGAACGTGGCCTGCTCGCCGGCGTCGGCGACGATCGTGGCGGCGTCCTCGGAGGCGCGCGCGAGCTGCTCGGTGACCATGGAGAGCTGCGCCTCGGCCGCGTCGCGCACTTGGCGAGCGTCGTCGTACAGCAACCGCGCCTCGGCCTGGAGCCGACGCGCCTCGGTGGTCATCCGCTCGGCCTCGGCTGCCGCGGAGGCCTCCAGCTCGGATGCCACCTGCTGGGCGTGCCGCAGCAGATGGGCGACGCCGCGCGCGTGCTCGGTGGCGGGACCGGTCCCGGTGCTGTGTTCGGCCGACATGGTGCGGTCAGTGTCCCACGGCGAGGGGGCACGACCGAAGGGTGAGACTCGTCTTTTCGGCCGGTGAGACGTGGTGTCCATCACCACGCGTGCGTCGGACGAGCTTCGCTCGACGAGCGGAAGCGCCGACCCCGCCCTACCGTGGGACCAGTGATGCGCAAAGTGATTCCTGTGATTGTTGTGGCGGCTC
This region includes:
- a CDS encoding DUF1800 domain-containing protein yields the protein MPAVPGTQPRLSETAQHLVRRFTYGYNRRLEADVLRHTSVDAWLETQVKAGPDPDADAVLNWFPRLKDSPATAWENNKAERYGGWQYGDDLVKYSLARRVVATNQVHEMMVDFWSNLLHIPVGEGSSFPWRMHYDTHAIRPHALGTYRALLRAAVTHPAMSGYLSNHRNTKTQINENLGRELLELYTVGRTAGYTEDDVKGSARLLTGFTVGVNKDFAAGYDPTKHHVGPVTVMGRTFTNAAADGRAELNAYLDWLAMRPETAARIARRLCVRFIRDDPPQSSVDAVTRTYLSSGSDITACLRTLVRDPGFLASKFQKARTPAEDVLATQRACDIVPTGAGPDSHVNSFSWLCSWIGQAPFQWPRPDGSPEQSDTYLSPARLLRGWTARSWMANANGEVKKGTRPLPRDLVPPVWPLALEDLVHHQAVMMTGRRATTETVNGVATLMAKAPSHVFKAEWERNEGHMTWMLTLVRTAILSAPEAMLR
- a CDS encoding pyridoxamine 5'-phosphate oxidase family protein is translated as MSIGTIQELDYEECLELLQVGRFARVAFEGEDQLELLPVNYAYADGVILIRTSENAGLASIVERRFVLEADHHDDTYQTGWSVVVRGSAARATKELLESFGGRLPNSWAGSEGNAVHIAIMPNELRGRRVRAFPR
- a CDS encoding DivIVA domain-containing protein, with translation MSSSTSSFKTVLRGYDPAEVDAHIATLKEHAKGLRNQITEVEDKLASVTEPNFSHLGDRVGQILTLAEEESAELRKKTAKEIDRQRTDAADAVRKMRKEADAYSAATRTEADEYAQATRDEADGYALTTRTEADEYARITREAADQEAARVVSEAAEKAAAVTGAAQAELDRITAEQQRVLAEHEQEMAGWRAKAEAERAEAARLDREQADEAHRQATAIVAEAQQEAERIRVEAEREVAEIERRSESINAQLTNVRRALAHLTGEDAEEPQDSLFEVTNDQS
- a CDS encoding alpha/beta fold hydrolase — protein: MSAVEVGDLTFDVDILGPQDGTPVVLLHGWPQDRRSWREVAEQLAAEGLRVIVPDQRGYSPGARPEGVENYGSDLLAQDVVDVAEALGHDRFHLVGHDWGAAVSWVVATRHADRVLSLTAVSVPHLAAYNEALSTDPDQQQRGAYIGLLRRPGKAEEVLLEGDGERLRAMYGGAVAPADESAYVDRFTQPGALTATLNWYRAMGPELSTTPDVTVPTTFVWGASDQALGRYGAERCGDHVTADYRFVEVDGGHWLPDTHPDLVATEVLARVLGR
- a CDS encoding DUF1501 domain-containing protein, encoding MTDGHDASCADYGVSRRNLLKSAGVLAMAGVTTSMFGDVLASTAYGATNGNILIVLSLRGGADGMSMMVPHAEPAYYAARPNINVKKAQLMGADDTFGLHPSFKPLEELWNSGRMAAIHAVGLPTPNRSHFEAMELVEDADPGSSERIGWLNRVIGCFTSNDVFDGIQVGSTVMPTSLIGPEPSFATSDFSSLSAPWADNVDLGPRLRSMLATMYRDAGTVIGRAGQEALALDRRAGAIADEEKKGPQHGAVYPQHNELGKALASSAALIRAGVGVRAIAVDFGGWDHHVDISWRISSQIEQMSKCIAAFLTDLGTHASRVTIVTLSEFGRRLGQNGAAGLDHGYGNAVFAFGAGVKGGYYANWPTLSAGKQVDGDLAVTIDYRSVLAEILETRFPEVGVGTVFPGLTRSSLGFMSPY
- a CDS encoding lysoplasmalogenase, coding for MNPLRSPWLAAFGVAVVAHLALVLAQAQPWESISKCLIAPLLIAWVIEQGGPRIIAAALFFCLLGDLFLELDGFFIAGMAAFAIAHVCFVTFFVRHGALASLGRRLWIPAALAVAAVLLLTWVWAGLESGLRIPVLVYALLLSTTAATALAVDLRAGLGALLFLFSDGLIAASIAERVPEDAVAGGFVVMLTYTAALFLLATSTVRLGSGWVAATRPADDGSVPEQVR